The Equus quagga isolate Etosha38 chromosome 2, UCLA_HA_Equagga_1.0, whole genome shotgun sequence genome has a window encoding:
- the LOC124235995 gene encoding perforin-1-like, with the protein MAARELLLGLLLLLLPTPAPAPCHTAARSECQRKHPFVPGSWLAGEGVDVTSLRRSGSFPVDTQHFLRPDGTCTLCRNALQQDALQRLPLALTDWRAQGSGCRRHVVRAKGSSTEAVARQAAGSIRNDWQVGLEVTPKPSANARVTVAGSHSKAADFAAQKTYQDQYSFSSDSVECRFYSFRLVHAPPLHPDFKRALRALPPHFNASTEPDYLRLISNYGTHFIRSMELGGRLSALTALRTCMLTLEGLTADEVADCLAVEAEVNIGGLGSSSSQYKACEEKKQQHKLGTSFHQAYRERISEVVGGHHSSMHDLLFANQAEPEQFSAWVASLQDRPGLVDYSLEPLHMLLESQEPRREALRQAVSKYLRDKARWRDCSRPCPPGQQKSPKDPCQCVCHGSEATSHDCCPRRRGMARLEVMSFLARDLWGDTFTATDAYVKVFFGGQELRTGTVWDDNNPRWKTRLDFGDVLLATGGPLRVQVWDADSGWDDDLLGSCDHAPKSGSHTVMCPLNHGLLQFSYHAKCLPHLTASTCLEYAPHGLLGEPPGNRSGAVW; encoded by the exons ATGGCCGCCCGTGAGCTTCTCcttggcctcctcctcctgctgctgcccacgccagcccctgccccctgccacaCAGCCGCGCGCTCCGAGTGCCAGCGCAAACACCCCTTCGTGCCCGGCTCGTGGCTGGCAGGGGAAGGCGTGGACGTGACCAGCCTCCGGCGTTCAGGCTCCTTCCCGGTGGACACCCAGCATTTCCTGCGGCCTGATGGCACCTGCACCCTCTGTCGCAACGCCCTGCAGCAGGACGCCCTCCAGCGCCTGCCCCTGGCGCTCACTGACTGGCGCGCCCAGGGCTCAGGCTGCCGGCGCCACGTGGTCAGGGCCAAGGGCAGCTCCACCGAGGCCGTTGCCCGGCAAGCAGCTGGCAGCATCCGCAACGACTGGCAGGTGGGTCTAGAGGTGACCCCCAAGCCCAGTGCCAACGCACGAGTGACCGTGGCCGGCTCTCACTCCAAGGCTGCTGACTTCGCGGCCCAGAAAACCTACCAGGACCAGTACAGCTTCAGCAGTGACTCAGTGGAGTGTCGCTTCTACAG TTTTCGCCTGGTGCACGCTCCCCCTCTCCACCCTGATTTCAAGAGGGCCCTCAGGGCCCTTCCACCCCACTTCAACGCCTCCACCGAGCCTGACTACCTCAGGCTCATCTCCAACTACGGCACCCACTTCATCCGCTCCATGGAGCTGGGCGGCCGGCTCTCGGCCCTCACCGCGCTGCGCACCTGCATGCTGACCCTAGAAGGGCTCACAGCCGACGAGGTGGCGGACTGCCTGGCCGTGGAGGCTGAGGTCAACATAGGCGGCCTTGGCAGCTCCTCGTCACAATACAAGGCCTGTGaggagaagaagcagcagcacaAGCTGGGGACCTCCTTCCACCAGGCCTACCGGGAACGCATTTCTGAAGTAGTCGGCGGCCACCACAGCTCCATGCACGACCTGCTCTTCGCGAACCAGGCTGAGCCCGAGCAGTTCTCGGCCTGGGTGGCCTCGCTGCAGGACAGGCCCGGCCTGGTGGACTACAGCCTGGAGCCCCTGCACATGCTCCTGGAGAGCCAGGAGCCGCGGCGCGAGGCGCTGAGGCAGGCTGTGAGCAAGTACCTGAGGGACAAGGCCCGCTGGAGGGACTGCAGCCGGCCCTGCCCCCCGGGGCAGCAGAAGAGCCCCAAAGACCCCTGCCAGTGTGTATGCCATGGCTCAGAGGCCACCAGCCACGACTGCTGTCCCCGGCGGAGGGGCATGGCCCGGCTGGAGGTTATGAGCTTTCTGGCGAGAGACCTGTGGGGAGACACGTTCACTGCCACGGACGCCTACGTGAAGGTCTTCTTTGGAGGCCAGGAGCTGAGGACCGGCACCGTGTGGGACGACAACAACCCCAGGTGGAAGACGCGGCTGGACTTCGGGGACGTGCTCCTGGCCACGGGGGGGCCCCTGAGGGTGCAGGTCTGGGACGCAGACTCTGGCTGGGACGATGACCTCCTCGGCAGCTGTGACCATGCTCCGAAGTCTGGCTCACATACGGTGATGTGCCCTCTGAACCACGGCCTCCTGCAATTCTCCTACCACGCCAAGTGCCTGCCTCACCTGACGGCGAGCACCTGCCTGGAGTACGCCCCCCACGGGCTCCTGGGGGAGCCTCCAGGAAACCGGAGCGGGGCCGTGTGGTGA